A DNA window from Streptococcus parapneumoniae contains the following coding sequences:
- the budA gene encoding acetolactate decarboxylase, with translation MVKNVQEPVKLFQYNTLGALMAGLYGGTMTVGELLEHGDLGLGTLDSIDGELIVLDGKAYQAKGSGDQPEIVEVSPDALIPYAAVVPHQAEVIFRQRFEMTDKELEERIESYYDGENLFRSIKIRGEFSHMHVRMIPKSTPDTKFAEVATHQPEYSRDNVAGTIVGFWTPEIFHGVSVAGYHLHFITDDLTFGGHVMDFVIKEGIIEVGAVDQLDQRFPVQDRQYLFAKFNVDEMKKDIEKAE, from the coding sequence ATGGTTAAGAACGTGCAGGAACCAGTAAAATTATTTCAATACAATACCCTTGGAGCCTTGATGGCTGGCCTTTATGGTGGTACCATGACAGTGGGAGAATTGCTAGAGCATGGTGACCTTGGTTTGGGAACCTTGGACTCTATTGATGGGGAATTGATTGTCTTGGATGGCAAGGCTTATCAGGCCAAAGGATCAGGAGATCAGCCAGAAATTGTGGAAGTATCACCAGATGCCCTTATTCCTTATGCAGCAGTAGTACCACATCAGGCAGAAGTTATTTTCCGCCAGCGCTTTGAGATGACAGACAAGGAATTGGAAGAACGAATCGAGTCTTATTATGACGGGGAAAATCTTTTCCGCTCTATCAAGATTCGGGGGGAATTTTCACATATGCATGTGCGCATGATTCCTAAGTCAACACCAGATACCAAGTTTGCTGAGGTCGCAACCCATCAACCGGAATATAGTCGTGACAATGTGGCGGGGACCATCGTTGGTTTCTGGACGCCAGAGATTTTCCATGGAGTCAGTGTGGCAGGCTATCATCTGCACTTCATCACAGATGATTTGACTTTTGGTGGGCATGTCATGGACTTTGTCATCAAGGAAGGCATTATCGAGGTGGGAGCGGTTGACCAGTTGGACCAACGTTTCCCAGTCCAAGACCGTCAATACTTGTTTGCTAAGTTCAATGTTGACGAGATGAAAAAAGATATTGAAAAGGCGGAATAG
- a CDS encoding YhfC family intramembrane metalloprotease, with product MTIHIIITMVLLLAFLIGSIWYAKKKYQINLAVLGLGAVAFFVSSQILEKLVHILVLHPQRDGSIALLQEQPLVYIIYGLAMAAFFEETARLVFFKWLEKKRSLEKADALAYGLGHGGLELIFLGITSLLNLYFVLSAVQTQNPQVMQLLSENMLKTIQSLSVWQIYLLGFERILALGFQLLLTVWVYQAVRQKKWIYLLAAYGLHAFFDLAPSLVQVGWLTNPVLVEVVLALELVLVAYGTKAIFCKKS from the coding sequence ATGACCATTCATATTATCATTACCATGGTGCTGTTGCTGGCTTTCTTGATAGGGAGCATTTGGTATGCCAAAAAGAAATACCAGATTAATCTAGCTGTTTTGGGCTTGGGTGCTGTTGCCTTCTTTGTCTCTTCACAGATTTTGGAAAAACTGGTGCATATCTTAGTTTTGCATCCTCAAAGAGACGGTAGTATTGCCCTCTTGCAAGAACAACCGCTTGTCTATATCATCTATGGCCTAGCCATGGCAGCATTTTTTGAGGAAACTGCTCGTCTTGTTTTCTTCAAATGGTTGGAGAAAAAGAGAAGTTTGGAAAAGGCAGATGCCTTGGCTTATGGACTGGGGCATGGTGGCTTGGAATTGATTTTCCTCGGCATCACCAGTTTGCTCAATCTCTATTTCGTGCTTTCGGCGGTTCAAACGCAGAATCCACAGGTCATGCAATTGCTGTCTGAAAATATGTTGAAAACTATTCAGTCGCTATCAGTCTGGCAGATTTATTTGCTTGGTTTTGAGCGAATCTTGGCGCTAGGTTTCCAATTACTCTTGACTGTTTGGGTTTACCAAGCTGTTCGCCAGAAGAAATGGATTTATCTCCTAGCAGCCTATGGCCTACATGCCTTCTTTGACTTAGCACCATCTCTAGTCCAAGTTGGCTGGCTGACCAATCCAGTCTTGGTGGAAGTTGTCCTAGCACTTGAACTTGTTCTGGTTGCCTATGGAACAAAGGCAATCTTTTGCAAAAAATCATAA
- the murB gene encoding UDP-N-acetylmuramate dehydrogenase, with protein sequence MSVREKMLEILEGIDIRFKEPLHSYSYTKVGGEADYLVFPRNRFELARVVKFANQENIPWMVLGNASNIIVRDGGIRGFVILCDKLNNVSVDGYTIEAEAGANLIETTRIALRHSLTGFEFACGIPGSVGGAVFMNAGAYGGEIAHILQSCKVLTKDGEIETLSAKDLAFGYRHSAIQESGAVVLSAKFALAPGTHQVIKQEMDRLTHLRELKQPLEYPSCGSVFKRPVGHFAGQLISEAGLKGYRIGGVEVSEKHAGFMINVADGTAKDYEDLIESVIEKVKEHSGVTLEREVRILGESK encoded by the coding sequence ATGTCTGTAAGAGAAAAAATGCTTGAAATCTTAGAAGGGATTGATATCCGTTTCAAGGAACCCTTGCATAGCTATAGTTATACCAAAGTAGGTGGAGAGGCCGATTATTTGGTCTTTCCACGAAATCGTTTTGAGTTGGCTCGCGTTGTTAAATTTGCCAATCAAGAAAATATCCCTTGGATGGTTCTTGGGAATGCCAGCAACATCATCGTTCGTGATGGTGGGATTCGTGGATTTGTCATCTTGTGTGACAAGCTCAATAATGTTTCCGTTGATGGCTATACCATTGAAGCAGAAGCTGGGGCTAACTTGATTGAAACAACTCGCATTGCCCTTCGTCATAGCTTGACTGGTTTTGAGTTTGCTTGTGGCATTCCTGGAAGTGTCGGTGGTGCTGTCTTTATGAATGCGGGTGCCTATGGTGGCGAGATTGCCCACATCTTGCAGTCTTGTAAGGTCTTGACCAAGGATGGAGAAATCGAAACCCTGTCTGCCAAAGATTTGGCTTTTGGTTACCGCCACTCAGCCATTCAAGAGTCTGGTGCAGTTGTCTTGTCAGCTAAATTTGCCCTTGCTCCAGGAACCCATCAGGTTATCAAGCAGGAAATGGACCGTTTGACGCACCTACGCGAACTCAAGCAACCTTTAGAATATCCATCTTGTGGTTCGGTCTTTAAGCGTCCAGTCGGGCATTTTGCAGGTCAGTTAATTTCTGAGGCTGGCTTGAAAGGCTATCGTATCGGTGGCGTAGAAGTGTCAGAAAAGCACGCAGGATTTATGATCAATGTTGCAGATGGAACGGCTAAAGACTACGAGGACTTGATTGAGTCTGTGATTGAAAAAGTCAAGGAACACTCTGGCGTTACTCTTGAGAGAGAAGTTCGTATCTTGGGTGAAAGCAAGTAG
- a CDS encoding ABC transporter ATP-binding protein, whose translation MKKPIIEFKNVSKVFEDSNTKVLKDINFELEEGKFYTLLGASGSGKSTILNIIAGLLDATTGDILLDGVRINDIPTNKRDVHTVFQSYALFPHMNVFENVAFPLRLRKIDKKEIEKRVAEVLKMVQLEGYEKRSIRKLSGGQRQRVAIARAIINQPRVVLLDEPLSALDLKLRTDMQYELRELQQRLGITFVFVTHDQEEALAMSDWIFVMNDGEIVQSGTPVDIYDEPINHFVATFIGESNILPGTMIEDYLVEFNGKRFEAVDGGMKPNEPVEVVIRPEDLRITLPEEGKLQVKVDTQLFRGVHYEIIAYDELGNEWMIHSTRKAIVGEEIGLDFEPEDIHIMRLNETEEEFDARIEEYVEIEEQEAGLINAIEEERDEENKL comes from the coding sequence TTGAAAAAACCAATTATCGAATTCAAAAACGTCTCTAAAGTTTTTGAAGACAGCAACACCAAGGTTCTCAAAGACATTAACTTTGAGTTGGAAGAAGGGAAATTCTACACCCTTCTAGGCGCGTCTGGTTCAGGGAAATCAACTATCCTTAACATCATTGCAGGTTTACTGGATGCGACGACAGGAGATATTTTGCTGGATGGTGTCCGCATCAATGACATCCCAACCAACAAGCGAGACGTCCATACGGTCTTCCAATCCTATGCCTTGTTTCCACATATGAATGTGTTTGAAAATGTTGCCTTTCCGCTCCGCTTGCGCAAGATTGACAAGAAAGAAATCGAGAAACGCGTAGCGGAAGTTCTTAAGATGGTTCAGTTGGAAGGTTACGAAAAACGTTCTATCCGTAAACTTTCTGGAGGACAACGTCAGCGTGTGGCTATTGCCCGTGCCATCATCAACCAACCTCGTGTGGTTTTGTTGGACGAGCCTTTGTCAGCGCTGGACTTGAAATTAAGAACAGATATGCAGTACGAACTGCGTGAACTACAACAACGATTGGGCATTACCTTTGTCTTTGTCACTCACGATCAGGAAGAAGCGCTGGCCATGAGTGACTGGATTTTTGTTATGAATGATGGCGAGATTGTCCAGTCTGGAACACCTGTGGATATCTACGATGAGCCGATTAACCATTTTGTTGCCACCTTTATCGGTGAGTCAAATATCTTGCCAGGAACCATGATTGAGGACTACTTGGTTGAGTTTAACGGCAAACGCTTTGAAGCGGTTGATGGGGGGATGAAGCCAAATGAACCTGTTGAGGTTGTCATTCGTCCAGAGGACTTGCGGATTACCCTTCCTGAAGAAGGCAAGCTCCAAGTTAAGGTGGATACCCAGCTCTTCCGTGGGGTGCACTATGAAATTATCGCCTATGACGAACTTGGAAATGAATGGATGATCCACTCAACTCGTAAGGCCATCGTGGGTGAGGAAATCGGTCTGGACTTTGAACCAGAAGATATTCACATCATGCGTCTCAACGAAACTGAAGAAGAGTTCGATGCTCGTATCGAGGAGTACGTGGAAATCGAAGAGCAAGAAGCAGGTCTGATTAACGCGATCGAGGAGGAAAGAGATGAAGAAAACAAGCTCTAA
- a CDS encoding ABC transporter permease yields MKKTSSKLFVVPYMLWIALFVLAPLVLIFGQSFFNIEGQFSLENYKSYFASQNLTYLKMSFNSVLYAGIVTFVTLLISYPTALFLTRLKHRQLWLMLIILPTWINLLLKAYAFIGIFGQNGSINQFLEFIGIGSQQLLFTDFSFIFVASYIELPFMILPIFNVLDDMDNNLINASYDLGATKWETFRHVIFPLSMNGVRSGVQSVFIPSLSLFMLTRLIGGNRVITLGTAIEQNFLTNDNYGMGSTIGVILILTMFITMWVTKERRER; encoded by the coding sequence ATGAAGAAAACAAGCTCTAAACTCTTTGTAGTGCCCTACATGCTTTGGATTGCCCTCTTTGTGTTGGCACCCTTGGTCTTGATTTTCGGTCAATCCTTTTTCAACATTGAAGGCCAGTTCAGTTTAGAAAATTATAAGTCATACTTTGCGTCACAAAACTTGACTTATCTCAAAATGAGTTTCAACTCTGTACTCTATGCAGGAATTGTGACCTTTGTGACCCTCCTTATCAGCTATCCAACAGCCCTCTTTTTGACCCGTCTCAAGCACCGTCAACTCTGGCTCATGCTGATTATTCTGCCAACCTGGATCAATTTGCTCCTTAAAGCCTATGCCTTTATCGGAATTTTTGGTCAGAATGGCTCTATTAACCAATTCTTGGAATTTATCGGAATCGGCTCACAACAGTTGCTCTTTACCGATTTCTCCTTTATCTTTGTCGCAAGCTACATCGAGCTTCCCTTTATGATTTTGCCGATTTTCAATGTCTTGGACGATATGGACAACAATCTCATCAATGCCAGCTATGACCTAGGTGCGACCAAGTGGGAGACCTTCCGCCATGTCATCTTCCCTCTATCGATGAACGGTGTGCGAAGTGGAGTTCAGTCGGTCTTTATTCCCAGCTTGAGTCTCTTCATGCTAACACGTTTGATTGGTGGGAATCGCGTTATTACGCTGGGAACGGCTATTGAACAGAATTTCCTAACCAATGACAACTACGGTATGGGTTCAACCATCGGTGTAATTCTCATCTTGACCATGTTCATCACCATGTGGGTGACCAAGGAAAGGAGAGAACGATGA
- a CDS encoding ABC transporter permease subunit → MKKFANLYLGLVFLVLYLPIFYLIGYAFNAGNDMNSFTGFSLSHFKTMFGDGRLMLIVTQTFFLAFLSALIATVIGTFGAIYIYQSRKKYQEAFLSLNNILMVAPDVMIGASFLILFTQLKFSLGFLTVLSSHVAFSIPIVVLMVLPRLKEMNGDMIHAAYDLGASQFQMFKEIMLPYLTPSIIAGYFMAFTYSLDDFAVTFFVTGNGFSTLSVEIYSRARKGISLEINALSALVFLFSIILVVGYYFISREKEEQA, encoded by the coding sequence ATGAAAAAATTTGCCAATCTATATCTAGGACTGGTCTTTCTTGTCCTCTACCTGCCTATCTTTTACCTGATTGGCTATGCCTTTAATGCAGGAAATGACATGAACAGCTTTACAGGCTTTAGCTTGAGCCATTTTAAAACCATGTTTGGTGATGGTCGCCTTATGCTGATTGTGACTCAGACATTTTTCTTGGCCTTCCTATCAGCCTTGATTGCGACTGTTATTGGGACTTTTGGTGCCATTTACATCTACCAGTCTCGTAAGAAATACCAAGAAGCCTTTCTGTCACTCAATAATATCCTCATGGTTGCTCCTGATGTTATGATTGGTGCCAGCTTCTTGATTCTTTTTACTCAACTCAAGTTTTCACTTGGCTTTTTGACTGTTCTATCTAGTCACGTGGCCTTTTCCATCCCTATCGTGGTCTTGATGGTCTTGCCTCGTCTCAAGGAAATGAACGGTGACATGATTCATGCGGCCTATGACCTTGGTGCCAGTCAATTTCAGATGTTCAAGGAAATCATGCTTCCTTACCTGACTCCGTCTATCATTGCAGGTTATTTCATGGCTTTCACCTATTCGCTAGATGACTTTGCTGTGACCTTCTTTGTGACGGGAAATGGCTTTTCAACCCTATCAGTCGAGATTTACTCTCGTGCCCGTAAGGGGATTTCGCTAGAAATCAATGCCCTGTCTGCCCTTGTCTTTCTCTTTAGTATTATCCTAGTGGTTGGATATTACTTTATCTCACGTGAGAAGGAGGAGCAAGCATGA